From Linepithema humile isolate Giens D197 chromosome 8, Lhum_UNIL_v1.0, whole genome shotgun sequence, one genomic window encodes:
- the LOC105674268 gene encoding aminopeptidase N-like, whose protein sequence is MNLFIVETQRESFLFDTPSNKNKKNSLSYLVDHLKSSNIWHILYQFNNYVFWTGIRTYINNKQYNQTNNLWNIMQIVLHTYPDNSSKSFIKGLISDWIAEKYYPVLYVTRSYLKNLTIFEYLNFDFIDEDTELFSAFVTYTTKSIMNFEDIYPNNSLWIAPQEIKLIWKKLDKDDWILVNLQKIGYYRVNYDTKNWLILAQYMNSTNYIDIHVLNRAQIIDDAFYFLTHEQLDYVTFWKISAFLSQEMDYVVWYPMFKAFEYMTLIVAIKDANDVKKKMEKLLSGVLFEIRYVAQLFESDLTECLREEAVKWACIIANKECREVAEMQMTRDLYSESGTFVTQSEWKAWMYCNGLVSANSTIWYDVYDKWTATPDDINFLEYLTCSEDPKIISNYLLLNSIDSILLQRNNTRVHIFLLTVAKHARNDIVCDFILQNLNNNTLMFISNTQTDKIATLIVIITHQHAVVQLNKVLKFAKVNFREERLVDAVNAKIKRRKLEYVRKSNNYGLIGLFRRQ, encoded by the exons atgaatttatttattgttgaaaCACAACGggaatcttttctttttgataCTCCTtctaataaaaacaaaaagaattcACTTAGTTATCTTGTAGATCATCTAAAAT cATCCAATATATGGCACATATTATAccagtttaataattatgtgttTTGGACTGGTATCCgcacatatattaataacaaaca atataatcaaacaaataatttatggaACATTATGCAAATTGTCTTACATACGTATCCAGATAATTCAAgcaaatcttttataaaaggaCTTATATCTGATTGGATAGCGGAAAAATATTATCCTGTACTATACGTGACACGTagttatttgaaaaacttGACAATATTTGAATACCtcaatttcgattttattgaCGAGGATACAGAACTCTTTTCAGCATTCGTGACATATACGACAAAATCAATCATGAACTTTGAAGACATATATCCCAATAATTCCTTATGGATAGCACCAcaagaaatcaaattaatatggaAAAAGTTGGATAAAGATGATTGGATTCTAgtcaatttacaaaaaatag gATATTATCGTGTTAattatgatactaaaaattgGCTTATACTTGCACAATACATGAATTCTACGAATTATATCGACATACATGTTCTCAATAGAGCCCAAATCATAGATGATGCGTTTTACTTCTTAACACATGAACAACTTGATTATGTTACGTTTTGGaaaatttctgcatttttGTCACAAGAAATGGATTATGTGGTATGGTATCCTATGTTTAAAGCTTTTGAATATATGACTCTTATTGTTGCAATTAAAGATGCTAATGACGTAAAG aaaaagatggaaaaattattgagTGGAGTTTTGTTTGAAATAAGATACGTTGCGCAACTATTCGAAAGCGACCTTACCGAATGTTTAAGAGAGGAAGCCGTAAAATGGGCATGTATTATTGCTAACAAAGAATGCAGAGAAGTAGCCGAAATGCAAATGACAAGAGATCTATATTCTGAAAGTGGCAC TTTTGTAACGCAATCAGAATGGAAAGCATGGATGTATTGTAATGGTTTGGTGTCAGCCAACAGCACTATTTGGTATGACGTATATGACAAATGGACAGCAACACCtgatgatataaattttttggaatatttaaCTTGCAGTGAAGATCCTAAaatcatttctaattatttgctTCTAAATTCGATTGatagtattttattacaacGCAACAATACACGTGTTCACATATTTCTTCTTACCGTTGCAAAGCATGCAAGAAACGATATAgtttgtgattttattttgcaaaatctcAATAATAATACACTTATGTTCATCTCCaacac ACAAACCGACAAAATTGCAACATTAATTGTCATTATTACGCATCAACATGCTGTAGTGCAATTGAATaag GTACTTAAATTCGCAAAAGTTAATTTCAGAGAAGAGCGACTAGTTGATGCTgttaacgcaaaaattaaaagacgaAAACTGGAGTACGTaagaaaaagcaataattatgGGCTCATCGGTCTATTTCGGCgtcaataa
- the LOC105674271 gene encoding thyrotropin-releasing hormone-degrading ectoenzyme-like isoform X2: protein MIFQKLLTNVEIMLIATIALCTAINTENDTAVHYHLSDYIIPLHYDANLRFDYKINDIIGKCNITIDINRQIENITLYPVTFAIMKIVLYDNLLSQKVHIPKYSFNELNMFIIDFTKTPKLQKFLPPGRYTLMIAYMRHLNNNKEYFIQSLFSDKTLDNMLNVKGFDIMIARQLFPCWDEIALNSTFKISIMHHKNYTALLNMPIQTTENDKRDMMWTHFEKSPTMFIQHIKVVITTFVNISTSVANVTFWSRRNVTNRLKLVKCIAQQVLYFLKRENTIDKLPKIDYVAFWDTQHNNSVTWGLILQREADIIHDGNSDSVGHKLKVARLITNQIVSLWYNDVLLWSKRGFITFLATYILHQIFWNCDTINLFIVETQRESFLFDTPSDANKKNSLSYLVNHVKSSNIWRMLYHLVTADVFWTGIRTYLNSKQYNQTNDLWSIMQNVLHMYPDNSSVIIKKLISNWKMEKYYYPVLYVTRNFTNMTVCSHLSSDFIDKNTKHLSTFVTYTTKSIMNFQNIYHNNFFWLSPQKSVTLSENLKENDWIIVNLQQTGYYRVNYDTENWLKLAQYMNSTKYIDIHVLNRAQIIDDAFHFFIHKQLDYNTFWKISAFLSRETNYTVWYPMLKAFEYMTLIVAIKDANDVKEMMKEILSGVLYEIGYVAQQFESDLTECLRQEAVKWACIIGNKKCRDVANMQMIRDLYSKSDTFVTQSEWKGWMYCNGLVSANSTIWYAVWKKWTATPNDITILEYLTCSENSEIISNYLLLNLIDSLLLQHSNTRAYIFLFTVARHASNDVVCNFILQNLKKNTFMLTSNTKSDKIAILIVMITHQQAVKLLAEIHMYTLIELREERLGDAVYSKIKKRRLECARKVTKYGLIGLSGFK, encoded by the exons atgatattccAAAAGCTTTTAACAAATGTCGAAATAATGTTAATCGCTACAATAGCACTTTGCACTGCTATCAATACTGAAAATGACACTGCAGTTCATTATCATTTATCGGATTACATAATACCATTGCATTACGATGCTAATTTAAGATTTGACTACAAAATAAACGATATTATTggtaaatgtaatataactaTAGATATTAATcgtcaaatagaaaatataactCTGTATCCAGTGACTTTCGCTATAATGAAGATTGTTTTGTATGACAACCTTCTTAGTCAAAAAGTTCACATTCCAAAGTATTCATTTAATGAACTAAACatgtttataattgattttaccAAGACGCCAAaactacaaaaatttttaccaccCGGAAGATATACTTTAATGATAGCATATATGCGTCACctaaataataacaaagaatACTTTATTCAATCTTTATTCTCCGATAAAACACTGGACAACAT GTTAAATGTGAAAGGTTTTGATATAATGATTGCTCGACAACTATTCCCATGCTGGGACGAGATAGCACTTAATtccacatttaaaatttctatcatGCATCATAAAAACTACAcagctttattaaatatgccTATACAAACAACAGAAAATGACAAACGTGACATGATGTGGACACATTTTGAGAAATCACCTACAATGTTCATTCAACATATAAAAGTTGTGATAACTACATTCGTTAACATTTCTACTTCGGTTGCAAATGTTACATTTTGGAGTAGAAGAAATGTAACAAACCGTTTGAAATTAGTGAAATGTATTGCCCAACAAGTTCTATACTTTTTGAAACGTGAAAATACTATAGACAAATTACCAAAAATAGACTATGTTGCATTCTGGGATACTCAACATAATAACAGTGTAACATGGGGACTGATTTTACAAAG AGAAGCTGATATTATTCATGACGGAAACTCAGATTCCGTTGGGCATAAACTAAAAGTGGCACGCCTTATAACAAATCAAATAGTATCTCTTTGGTATAATGATGTGTTGTTGTGGTCAAAAAGAGGTTTCATTACATTTCTTGCAACGTACATCTTGCATCag ATTTTTTGGAATTGTgacacaattaatttatttatcgtcgAAACACAACGGGAATCCTTTCTCTTTGATACTCCTTCtgatgcaaataaaaagaattcacTTAGTTATCTTGTAAATCATGTAAAAT cATCCAATATATGGCGCATGTTATACCATTTGGTAACTGCTGATGTGTTTTGGACTGGTATCCGCACATATCTAAATAGCAAACA atataatCAAACAAATGATTTATGGAGcattatgcaaaatgttttacatatgTATCCAGATAACTCAAGcgtaatcataaaaaaacttatatctaattggaaaatggaaaaatattattatcctGTACTGTACGTGACACGAAATTTCACTAATATGACGGTATGCTCACATCTCAGTTCTGATTTTATTGACAAGAACACAAAACATCTTTCAACATTCGTGACATATACGACAAAATCAATCATgaactttcaaaatatttatcacaataatttcttttggCTATCACCGCAAAAATCGGTAACATTATCGGAAAATCTTAAAGAAAATGATTGGATTATAGTCAATTTACAACAAACAG GATATTATCGTGTTAATTATGATACTGAAAATTGGCTTAAACTTGCGCAATACATGAATTCTACGAAATATATCGACATACATGTTCTCAATCGAGCCCAAATCATAGATGATGCGTTTCACTTCTTCATACATAAACAACTTGATTACAATACGTTTTGGAAAATCTCTGCATTTTTATCGCGAGAAACGAATTATACAGTATGGTATCCTATGCTTAAAGCTTTTGAATATATGACTCTTATTGTTGCAATTAAAGATGCTAATGACGTAAAG GAAAtgatgaaagaaatattaagtgGAGTTCTGTATGAAATAGGATACGTTGCACAACAATTCGAAAGCGACCTTACCGAATGTTTAAGACAGGAAGCCGTAAAATGGGCATGTATTATTGGTAACAAAAAATGCAGAGATGTAGCCAATATGCAAATGATAAGAGATCTATATTCTAAAAGTGACAC TTTTGTAACGCAATCAGAATGGAAAGGATGGATGTATTGTAATGGTTTGGTGTCAGCAAACAGCACCATTTGGTACGCTGTATGGAAGAAATGGACAGCAACACCTAATGATATAAcgattttagaatatttaacttGCAGtgaaaattctgaaattatttctaattatttgctTCTGAATTTGATTGATAGTTTGTTATTACAACACAGCAATACACGTgcttacatatttctttttaccgTTGCGAGGCATGCAAGCAACGATGtagtttgcaattttatattgcaaaatctaaaaaaaaatacatttatgttGACCTCCaacac GAAAAGCgacaaaattgcaatattaattgttatgaTTACGCACCAACAAGCTGTAAAGCTATTGGCTGag ATACATATGTACACGTTAATTGAGTTGAGAGAAGAGCGACTGGGTGATGCTGTTtacagcaaaattaaaaaacgaagATTGGAGTGCGCAAGAAAAGTCACGAAGTATGGACTCATCGGTCTATCTgggtttaaataa
- the LOC105674271 gene encoding thyrotropin-releasing hormone-degrading ectoenzyme-like isoform X1, with protein MCCKCMFYYQQIFFSEFFFLYRKINMIFQKLLTNVEIMLIATIALCTAINTENDTAVHYHLSDYIIPLHYDANLRFDYKINDIIGKCNITIDINRQIENITLYPVTFAIMKIVLYDNLLSQKVHIPKYSFNELNMFIIDFTKTPKLQKFLPPGRYTLMIAYMRHLNNNKEYFIQSLFSDKTLDNMLNVKGFDIMIARQLFPCWDEIALNSTFKISIMHHKNYTALLNMPIQTTENDKRDMMWTHFEKSPTMFIQHIKVVITTFVNISTSVANVTFWSRRNVTNRLKLVKCIAQQVLYFLKRENTIDKLPKIDYVAFWDTQHNNSVTWGLILQREADIIHDGNSDSVGHKLKVARLITNQIVSLWYNDVLLWSKRGFITFLATYILHQIFWNCDTINLFIVETQRESFLFDTPSDANKKNSLSYLVNHVKSSNIWRMLYHLVTADVFWTGIRTYLNSKQYNQTNDLWSIMQNVLHMYPDNSSVIIKKLISNWKMEKYYYPVLYVTRNFTNMTVCSHLSSDFIDKNTKHLSTFVTYTTKSIMNFQNIYHNNFFWLSPQKSVTLSENLKENDWIIVNLQQTGYYRVNYDTENWLKLAQYMNSTKYIDIHVLNRAQIIDDAFHFFIHKQLDYNTFWKISAFLSRETNYTVWYPMLKAFEYMTLIVAIKDANDVKEMMKEILSGVLYEIGYVAQQFESDLTECLRQEAVKWACIIGNKKCRDVANMQMIRDLYSKSDTFVTQSEWKGWMYCNGLVSANSTIWYAVWKKWTATPNDITILEYLTCSENSEIISNYLLLNLIDSLLLQHSNTRAYIFLFTVARHASNDVVCNFILQNLKKNTFMLTSNTKSDKIAILIVMITHQQAVKLLAEIHMYTLIELREERLGDAVYSKIKKRRLECARKVTKYGLIGLSGFK; from the exons aTGTGTTGCAAATGTATGTTTTACtatcaacaaatatttttttcagaatttttttttctgtatagaaaaataaatatgatattccAAAAGCTTTTAACAAATGTCGAAATAATGTTAATCGCTACAATAGCACTTTGCACTGCTATCAATACTGAAAATGACACTGCAGTTCATTATCATTTATCGGATTACATAATACCATTGCATTACGATGCTAATTTAAGATTTGACTACAAAATAAACGATATTATTggtaaatgtaatataactaTAGATATTAATcgtcaaatagaaaatataactCTGTATCCAGTGACTTTCGCTATAATGAAGATTGTTTTGTATGACAACCTTCTTAGTCAAAAAGTTCACATTCCAAAGTATTCATTTAATGAACTAAACatgtttataattgattttaccAAGACGCCAAaactacaaaaatttttaccaccCGGAAGATATACTTTAATGATAGCATATATGCGTCACctaaataataacaaagaatACTTTATTCAATCTTTATTCTCCGATAAAACACTGGACAACAT GTTAAATGTGAAAGGTTTTGATATAATGATTGCTCGACAACTATTCCCATGCTGGGACGAGATAGCACTTAATtccacatttaaaatttctatcatGCATCATAAAAACTACAcagctttattaaatatgccTATACAAACAACAGAAAATGACAAACGTGACATGATGTGGACACATTTTGAGAAATCACCTACAATGTTCATTCAACATATAAAAGTTGTGATAACTACATTCGTTAACATTTCTACTTCGGTTGCAAATGTTACATTTTGGAGTAGAAGAAATGTAACAAACCGTTTGAAATTAGTGAAATGTATTGCCCAACAAGTTCTATACTTTTTGAAACGTGAAAATACTATAGACAAATTACCAAAAATAGACTATGTTGCATTCTGGGATACTCAACATAATAACAGTGTAACATGGGGACTGATTTTACAAAG AGAAGCTGATATTATTCATGACGGAAACTCAGATTCCGTTGGGCATAAACTAAAAGTGGCACGCCTTATAACAAATCAAATAGTATCTCTTTGGTATAATGATGTGTTGTTGTGGTCAAAAAGAGGTTTCATTACATTTCTTGCAACGTACATCTTGCATCag ATTTTTTGGAATTGTgacacaattaatttatttatcgtcgAAACACAACGGGAATCCTTTCTCTTTGATACTCCTTCtgatgcaaataaaaagaattcacTTAGTTATCTTGTAAATCATGTAAAAT cATCCAATATATGGCGCATGTTATACCATTTGGTAACTGCTGATGTGTTTTGGACTGGTATCCGCACATATCTAAATAGCAAACA atataatCAAACAAATGATTTATGGAGcattatgcaaaatgttttacatatgTATCCAGATAACTCAAGcgtaatcataaaaaaacttatatctaattggaaaatggaaaaatattattatcctGTACTGTACGTGACACGAAATTTCACTAATATGACGGTATGCTCACATCTCAGTTCTGATTTTATTGACAAGAACACAAAACATCTTTCAACATTCGTGACATATACGACAAAATCAATCATgaactttcaaaatatttatcacaataatttcttttggCTATCACCGCAAAAATCGGTAACATTATCGGAAAATCTTAAAGAAAATGATTGGATTATAGTCAATTTACAACAAACAG GATATTATCGTGTTAATTATGATACTGAAAATTGGCTTAAACTTGCGCAATACATGAATTCTACGAAATATATCGACATACATGTTCTCAATCGAGCCCAAATCATAGATGATGCGTTTCACTTCTTCATACATAAACAACTTGATTACAATACGTTTTGGAAAATCTCTGCATTTTTATCGCGAGAAACGAATTATACAGTATGGTATCCTATGCTTAAAGCTTTTGAATATATGACTCTTATTGTTGCAATTAAAGATGCTAATGACGTAAAG GAAAtgatgaaagaaatattaagtgGAGTTCTGTATGAAATAGGATACGTTGCACAACAATTCGAAAGCGACCTTACCGAATGTTTAAGACAGGAAGCCGTAAAATGGGCATGTATTATTGGTAACAAAAAATGCAGAGATGTAGCCAATATGCAAATGATAAGAGATCTATATTCTAAAAGTGACAC TTTTGTAACGCAATCAGAATGGAAAGGATGGATGTATTGTAATGGTTTGGTGTCAGCAAACAGCACCATTTGGTACGCTGTATGGAAGAAATGGACAGCAACACCTAATGATATAAcgattttagaatatttaacttGCAGtgaaaattctgaaattatttctaattatttgctTCTGAATTTGATTGATAGTTTGTTATTACAACACAGCAATACACGTgcttacatatttctttttaccgTTGCGAGGCATGCAAGCAACGATGtagtttgcaattttatattgcaaaatctaaaaaaaaatacatttatgttGACCTCCaacac GAAAAGCgacaaaattgcaatattaattgttatgaTTACGCACCAACAAGCTGTAAAGCTATTGGCTGag ATACATATGTACACGTTAATTGAGTTGAGAGAAGAGCGACTGGGTGATGCTGTTtacagcaaaattaaaaaacgaagATTGGAGTGCGCAAGAAAAGTCACGAAGTATGGACTCATCGGTCTATCTgggtttaaataa
- the Sclp gene encoding leucine-rich repeat-containing protein 20 isoform X2, which produces MANAVTRVVLRCEEAQENESLDLSECQLMQIPDAVYHLMRHTELKRCDLSGNVITKIPPKFAVKFSLITELNLSHNQMSKLPEELAELQALERLDISHNTFIALPPVAWRIPQLKRLLANNNFIIDVNVERLRHAPALEFIDLQANPLPPRLHDLLRTLTGITVELTPRQVEDWEDLNV; this is translated from the exons ATGGCAAACGCCGTGACGAGAGTGGTTCTGCGCTGCGAGGAGGCGCAGGAGAACGAGAGCCTCG ACCTTTCGGAGTGCCAGCTCATGCAAATCCCGGACGCGGTTTATCATTTGATGCGGCACACCGAGCTGAAGAGATGCGACCTCTCCGGGAACGTGATCACGAAGATTCCACCAAAGTTTGCCGTGAAGTTTTCATTAATCACTG AACTGAATTTGAGTCACAATCAAATGAGCAAATTGCCTGAGGAGTTAGCCGAGCTACAAGCTCTGGAGAGACTCGATATCTCGCACAACACTTTCATCGCTCTACCACCTGTCGCTTGGCGGATACCGCAGCTCAAACGACTCCTCGCCAACAACAATTTTATCATCG ACGTCAACGTCGAAAGACTCAGGCATGCTCCCGCTTTGGAATTCATCGACCTACAGGCGAATCCATTACCACCCAGATTGCACGATCTTCTACGCACTCTGACTGGGATCACAGTCGAACTCACTCCTCGGCAGGTCGAAGATTGGGAGGATTTGAACGTTTGA
- the Sclp gene encoding leucine-rich repeat-containing protein 20 isoform X1 has product MRPPYNEEEVQQISQEQGERNVAMAVCVQLAGRAIIRVVSRCEEAQDNCNLDLSECQLMQIPDAVYHLMRHTELKRCDLSGNVITKIPPKFAVKFSLITELNLSHNQMSKLPEELAELQALERLDISHNTFIALPPVAWRIPQLKRLLANNNFIIDVNVERLRHAPALEFIDLQANPLPPRLHDLLRTLTGITVELTPRQVEDWEDLNV; this is encoded by the exons ATGAGGCCGCCGTACAATGAAGAAGAGGTGCAGCAGATCTCGCAGGAGCAAGGCGAGAGAAACGTTGCGATGGCGGTTTGCGTGCAATTAGCTGGCCGAGCAATCATCAGAGTGGTTTCGCGGTGCGAAGAAGCCCAGGATAACTGCAATCTAG ACCTTTCGGAGTGCCAGCTCATGCAAATCCCGGACGCGGTTTATCATTTGATGCGGCACACCGAGCTGAAGAGATGCGACCTCTCCGGGAACGTGATCACGAAGATTCCACCAAAGTTTGCCGTGAAGTTTTCATTAATCACTG AACTGAATTTGAGTCACAATCAAATGAGCAAATTGCCTGAGGAGTTAGCCGAGCTACAAGCTCTGGAGAGACTCGATATCTCGCACAACACTTTCATCGCTCTACCACCTGTCGCTTGGCGGATACCGCAGCTCAAACGACTCCTCGCCAACAACAATTTTATCATCG ACGTCAACGTCGAAAGACTCAGGCATGCTCCCGCTTTGGAATTCATCGACCTACAGGCGAATCCATTACCACCCAGATTGCACGATCTTCTACGCACTCTGACTGGGATCACAGTCGAACTCACTCCTCGGCAGGTCGAAGATTGGGAGGATTTGAACGTTTGA